Genomic segment of Polynucleobacter necessarius:
AAACTTATCTTGGGAGGTGTGCACGTCCCTAGCGACAAAGGCTTACTAGGCCATTCTGATGCAGATGCTCTGTTACATGCCTTAACTGATGCGCTTCTAGGGGCTGCAGGCCTTAACGATATTGGCCAGCTATTTCCAGATACCGATCCTCAATTTAAGGATATGGATAGTCGCATTTTGCTCAGAGCGGCTCTTCAGAAAATTCAGGCTGCTGGGTTTCAGGTAGGCAATGTCGATGCGACAATTATTTGCCAAAAGCCCAAATTAGCTACCTTTTTGCCCGAGATGGTCCGCAATATTGCGGCGGATTTGGCTGTTACACCAAGCCATGTCAATCTCAAGGCCAAAACGAATGAATCCCTTGGGCACTTAGGCGGAGGTGAGGGCATTGCAGTCCATGCGGTAGCTTTGCTCTCTATAAGGCCTAAATATCCTCGAAAACCGCTAAGCATTGTAGAATTACGGTCTTTAGAGTGAAGCTTCAGCTCGGTAGTGTTTGCGGAATTCGCGCGAGGATGGCGAAATTGGTAGACGCACCAGGTTTAGGTCCTGACGCCAGAAATGGTGTGGGGGTTCGAGTCCCCCTCCTCGCACCACAAGTTTGCTACTTGGCTTGGGCTTCACATATCCGATTTTCAATTAAGAGACGAGAATGGCTGTGCAGATAGAAAATTTAGGTCAGTTAGACCGCAAAGTGACCTTAGAGTTCGCTCGTGCCGATTTGGCTAAGGCAAGAGAAACCCAATTGGCTAAATTGGGTAAGACCATGAAGGCCCCAGGCTTCCGTCCAGGCAAAGCGCCTAAGAACATGGTCGAAAAACAATACGGCATGCAAGTGGATTTCGAGCTTCAGTTTGATAAAGCTACAGAGCTCTTCTTCGAGTTGGCTAAAAAGGAAAACATCCTTCTGGCCGGCCAACCACGTCTCGATCCTAAATCAGAATTAGATGTAGACAAAATTGTGTTTGATGCTTACTTTGAAGTACTGCCAGAAGTAAAGATTGGCGATTTCAGCAAAGCTGAAGTAACTAAGTACACAACAGATATTTCTGATGCAGAGATTGATCGTGCACTAGATGTATTGCGTAAGCAGCAAGTTCATTACCATCCACGCGGCGTAGCTGGTGCTCATGGTGATGGCGGTGCAAACACAGCCGCTCAAGCTGGCGACCAGGTTGTAATCGACTTCGTTGGCAAGATCGACGGCGTTGAATTTGCTGGCGGTAAAGCTGAAAACTTTGAATACGTTCTTGGTGAAGGTCGCATGCTCCCAGAATTTGAAGCTGCTACATTGGGCCTCAAAGCAGGTGAGAGCAAGACTTTCCCATTAAGCTTCCCAGCGGATTACCACGGTAAAGATGTAGCCGGCAAGACTGCTGATTTCACTATCACTGTTAAGTCAGTCAACTGGGCGCACCTCCCAGCTATTGATGATGCATTCGCATTATCTTTAGGCGTTACTGAAGGTGGCGTTGCTAAGATGCGTGAAGAAGTAAAAGAAAATTTAGAGCGCGAAACAAAACGTCGCACCACCTCCTTGTTAAAGGGTGAGGTAATGGAAAAGCTCAATAGCCTTTGCGAGCTCGACGCACCAAAATCTTTGGTTGCTCAAGAACAAGAGCGTTTAGTTGAGTCTGCACGTCAAGACTTGATGCAACGTGGTATTCCAAATGCCAAAGATGCACCGATTCCTGCTGAAATGTTCGCTGAGCAAGCACTCAAGCGTGTTCGCCTCGGTTTGATTTTGAGTGACTTGGTTAAGCAGCAGAACTTGGCTGCTACTGCAGATCAAATCAAAGCTGAAATTGACGAGCAAGCTGCTACATACGAAGATCCTAAAGAAGTAGTCCGCTGGTTCTACAGCAAGCCAAGCCGTCTCAAAGATATCGAGAACTTGGTGCTAGAAGACAATGTGATTAAGTATTTCACTTCGCAAGCTAAAGTGATCGATAAAGCAGTTACTTTCGAAGAACTCAGCAAGCTCAATTAAGTATTTAACAAATAAAGGCCTGATCACATGAACCAGAATCATTTCCAGTCTGAGAATTTAGAGCCCAAAGGTTTGGGTTTAGTTCCAATGGTGATTGAAACCTCTGGTCGAGGTGAAAGGGCCTATGACATTTACTCTCGCTTACTAAGAGAACGTGTTGTGTTCTTGGTTGGCGAAGTAAATGATCAAACAGCAAATTTAGTGATTGCCCAGTTGCTATTTCTTGAGAGCGAGAACCCAGATAAAGAAATTTCTCTATACATCAACTCTCCTGGGGGTTCTGTATCTGCTGGATTAGCAATCTATGACACCATGCAATTCATTAAGCCACACGTGAGCACCTTGTGTATGGGTATGGCTGCGAGCATGGGCGCATTCTTATTATGTGCTGGCGAGAAAGGTAAGCGTTATGCATTACCAAATTCACGCGTCATGATTCATCAGCCATTAGGCGGTGCACGTGGTCAAGCTTCTGATATTGAAATTCAAGCCCGTGAAATTCTGTACTTGCGTGAGCGCTTGAATAAAATTTTGGCAGATCGCACTGGCCAATCGATTGAAACGATTGCTAAAGATACTGATCGCGATAACTTCATGTCTGCAGACCAAGCTCAAGAGTATGGCTTGATCGATAAAGTCATTGATAAGCGTCCTTAATCTACACCCACACTTAGATTGCTATTTTGAGCGAAACAAACAACACCAAAAGCGCAGATAAAATTCTGTATTGCTCCTTCTGCGGCAAGAGCCAGCATGAAGTGAAGAGGTTGATTGCTGGACCATCTGTTTTCATTTGTGATGAGTGCATCGACTTATGTACCGACGTCATTCAAGAAGAGCTGGCTAAGCTTCCTAAGGCAGAGGGTGATGACTCTTTGCCTACACCTCATCAGATTCGTGAGAATTTAGACCAGTATGTGATTGGTCAAGATCATGCGAAAAAGGCTTTAGCAGTAGCGGTTTATAACCATTACAAGCGCTTGCAGTATTTACCAAAGCCTAAAAAAGAGAAGCTTGATAAAGACGGCAAACCTGTAGAAGCTGCTGATAAGAAAGAATCTAAAGTTCCTGCCAAAGCGATGGTTGATGGCGTTGAGTTAGCAAAGAGCAATATTTTGCTGATCGGCCCAACCGGCTCCGGTAAAACATTGTTAGCGCAAACATTAGCACGCATGTTGGACGTACCTTTCGTTATGGCAGATGCTACGACACTGACTGAAGCAGGTTATGTTGGTGAAGACGTTGAAAATATTATTCAGAAGTTGTTACAAGCTTGCGACTACAACGTAGAAAAAGCGCAACGTGGAATTGTTTATATCGACGAGATTGATAAGATCTCGCGTAAGTCCGATAATCCATCCATTACTCGTGACGTATCGGGCGAGGGTGTTCAGCAAGCTTTGTTAAAGCTGGTTGAAGGGACGATGGCTTCAGTGCCACCTCAAGGTGGCCGCAAGCATCCCAATCAAGATTTCTTACAAGTCGATACAACCAACATTTTGTTTATTTGTGGCGGTGCTTTTGACGGTCTTGAAAAGGTCATCCAGCAGCGCACTGCCAAGACTGGCATCGGATTTAATGCTACGGTCCCAGGTAAGGATGATCGCGGCGTTAGTGACCTCTTAATTGAAGTTGAGCCAGAAGATTTAATTAAGTTTGGCCTTATTCCTGAGTTGATTGGTCGTTTGCCAGTTGTAGCGACTTTGGCGCAATTGGATGAGACAGCCTTAATTCAGATCCTGACTGAGCCTAAGAATGCCTTGGTTAAGCAATATCAGGCCTTATTAACGATGGAAGGCTCTGAGCTTGAAGTTCGTCCAGCGGCATTGTCAGCGATTGCCAAGAAAGCTATTGCGCGCAAAACTGGTGCACGCGGCCTGCGTTCTATTCTTGAGGGATCCCTCATGGATGTGATGTATGACCTGCCATCCTTGAAAAATGTTCAAAAGGTGGTCATTGAAAATACCATCGCTGAGGGCGGAAAGCCCATTCTGGTCTATAAGCAGGGTGAGGAATCTACAGAAATGAGCAAAAAAGCTTAATTTTTAGTCTTTTTTGCTGTTTTCACAGGGTTTTTGCTCACTTTTTGCATATTTTCCCCTTGTTTTTCACTAGGTGGCATCCATATAGGTAGTATCCTATTCCTAAATTATGTCCGTATGTAGTGGTGCGGCATTTTTAGAGATTTTTACGGAATGACTATTTTGGAGGAATTGCCCCATGCCTGGCCACTTATTACTACCCTCTGAACCTATTCAACTACCGCTTCTCCCATTAAGGGATGTCGTAGTGTTTCCACACATGGTCATCCCATTATTTGTAGGGCGACCAAAATCCATTAAAGCCCTAGAAGCCGCCATGGAAACTGGCAAAAATGTGCTTTTAGTTGCTCAAAAAACTGCCGCCAAGGATGAGCCTGGCGTAGAGGACCTCTATGAAGTTGGCTGCATTGCTAACATTCTGCAAATGCTTAAGCTGCCAGATGGCACTGTCAAGGTATTAGTTGAAGGCGTGCAGCGTGCTGAAGTAAGTCAAGTTAAGGATAGTCAGAGCTACTTCGCTTGTGAAGCGACTCCAACTCCCATGTCAGCATTAGATGCGCATGAAACTGAAGCATTGCGTCGCGCCATCATGGCGCAGTTTGATCAGTATGTAAAACTAAACAAAAATGTTCCTCAAGAAATTCCGTCTTCATTGGGTGGCATTGATGACCCAAGTCGTTTGGCGGATACGATCTGTGCTCATCTCCCAGTCAAGCTTGAGCAGAAGCAGCGCTTGCTAGAGATGACAGATGTCGTCCAGCGTTTAGAAAGTCTCTTAACTGATCTTGAAAGCGAAATTGACATCCTGCAAGTGGAGAAGCGTATTCGTGGACGCGTAAAGCGCCAGATGGAAAAGAGTCAGCGTGAGTACTACCTGAATGAACAAGTTAAAGCCATTCAAAAAGAATTAGGCGAGGGAGAAGAGGGTGCAGATCTCGAGGAACTCGAGAAGCGCATTAAAGCAGCTCGCATGCCTAAGGAAGCATTGAAGAAGGCCGAGTCTGAGTTGAAAAAACTCAAACTGATGTCGCCAATGTCTGCTGAAGCGACGGTCATCCGCAATTTCATTGATACCTTGGTAACCCTTCCCTGGAAGAAGAAGACCAAGATCAATAATGATTTAGCTAATGCGGAAAAAGTATTGGATGAGGACCATTATGGCCTCGATAAAGTCAAAGAGCGCATCTTGGAATACCTTGCAGTTCAACAACGAGTTGAACGTGTCAAGGCTCCAATCCTGTGTTTAGTTGGCTCTCCTGGGGTTGGTAAAACTTCTCTTGGCCAATCTATCGCACGCGCAACTAACCGCAAGTTTGTGCGCATGGCCTTGGGTGGCGTGCGTGACGAGTCTGAGATTCGTGGCCATCGTCGTACCTATATTGGTTCTATGCCTGGCAAAATTCTTTCAAGCTTAACTAAGGTGGGCGTGCGCAATCCTTTATTCCTCTTGGATGAAGTAGACAAGATGGGCATGGACTTCCGTGGCGATCCTGCGAGCGCATTACTGGAAGTTTTGGATCCAGAGCAAAACCACACATTCCAGGATCACTATGTCGAGATTGACTTTGATCTATCCGATGTGATGTTTGTTGCAACATCTAACTCTTTGAATATTCCCGGACCACTTCTTGATCGCTTAGAGATTATTCGTCTTGCTGGCTATACCGAAGATGAAAAAACTAGTATTGCGATTAATTATTTAATCCCTAAGCAGATTAAAAATAATGGTCTCAAGAAGGATGAATTGAAGATTGAAGAATCTGCGGTTCGCAGCATGATTCGTTACTACACACGCGAGGCTGGCGTGCGCTCCTTAGAGCGAGAAATCAGCAAGATCTGCCGTAAGGTAGTGAAGTTGCTTCTCCTGAAGAAAGAGGCAGCACCAGTCACTGTGAATGCTGACAATTTAGAGAAGTTCCTCTCAGTCAAGATGTACGACTTTGGCCTTGCTGCAAAAGAGAACCAAGTTGGTCAGGTAACTGGTTTGGCTTGGACCGAAGTTGGCGGCGATCTATTGACCATCGAAGCAGCGGTAATGCCTGGTAAAGGTGTTATTACTCGTACTGGTTCTATCGGCGATGTAATGAAGGAGTCTGTGGAAGCGGCAAAAACCGTGGTTCGCTCTAGAGCGAGAGCCTTGGGGATTGCGGATGAAGCCTTTGAGAAGAAGGATATTCATATTCATTTCCCAGATGGTGCAACACCAAAAGACGGCCCATCTGCCGGTATTGCGATTACAACAGCCCTGGTATCCGTATTTACTGGCATTCCAATTCGTTCCGATGTGGCGATGACTGGGGAAATTACTTTACGCGGCGAAGTTCTTCCGATTGGCGGCTTAAAAGAGAAGCTATTAGCAGCGCATCGTGGTGGCATTAAGCTTGCCCTCATTCCTGAGGAAAATGTCAAAGATTTGATCGACATACCGGATAACGTCAAGAATGCGATTGAAATTGTGCCCGTGCAGTGGATTGATAGGGTCCTTGAATTAGCATTAGAGAGAAAACCCGTTGCTTTGCCTGATCCAACGCCAGAAGAGCTCGCTAAAAAGGCTGCTGAAGCTAGCAAGGCCAATGAAAAGATTTCTTCTGGAGAGGCCTTAAAGCATTGATGTGTAGGGGATATTTGAGGGATTTTGAGTCAATTTGAGCGGCATATTGAAGTTCATTTTGATGAAGAATCTCTCTTTTGTTCGCGCACTAGGTTACAATCTCGTCTGTATTAATTTGGGGCGCTTAGCTCAGATGGTAGAGCGTCTGCCTTACACGCAGAATGTCGGCGGTTCGATCCCGTCAGCGCCCACCAGTTTCCCAAATCGCATTTGTTTTTCCTTCCTTGGGCTTTCTAGTTCCTCTAGACCTCTAGCCTAGTACACTCGCGTTATTGACTTTATTTTCGAGCGATTAATCCATGTTTGATTCAGTACGTAAGCACCGTAAGATTTTGCAGTTTGCACTCATGCTGTTCATTGTTCCCTCGTTCGCTTTATTCGGGATCTCCAGTTACTCCGAATTCATGGACAAGGAAACAGATTTAGTTAAAGTGAATGGCAGGCCGATTACGCTGCAAGAGGTCGATATGGCTGCAAAGCGTCAAGCAGAGCGTGTTGGTGGAAATCCTCAGATTGCTCAAAGCTTACCGTTTCGTCAGGCAATCTTGAACGAATTACTGCAACAACGCATCTTGGGATTTGCTGTCAACGATCTGCGCTTGCAAGTTGGAAAACAAGAGCTGGTTAATAGTCTTCAAATGATTCCGCAGATTCGTGCTTTATATCGTGAAGATGGTAAATTTGATGACGCCCGTTTTAAGCAGTTACTGGCAAGCAATGGCATGAACGAAGAGCAGTTTTATGCCAGTCAAAGTTTTGACTTAAAGATTCAACAGTTAGTGAACTCGGTTGCACGTACGGAGTTGACCAACCCAAAATTGTCTCAAAATATTTTGTCTTTATATGAGACCGAAAGACAAGTTCAGACTTTGCAGTTCAATGCAAAAGATTACCTATCCAAAAAAGTAAATCCTAGCCCTGAAGAGTTGCAAGCCTTCTATGAGGCTAATGCCAAACTATTCGAGCGCCCTGAATATATCGATGTGGAATACATCGTACTTAGGGCGGATCCCAAAGAAGATTCCAAAGTGTTTAGCGAAAAAGCAGATCAGTTCGCAAACATCACTTATGACCAAGCTGATAGCTTGAAGCCTGCTGCTGATAAATTGAAGCTCAGCATTCAAACTCAGAAAGATGTGACACGCAGTGGTGCACCGGGTGTATCTAGAGATCATCCTTTGGCTAATCCTAAAGTGGTTCAGTCTCTCTATGGCGATAAGGCTCTTAAGAATAGGCGTAATACTGAGACCGTACAAACAGCGCCAGGCGTATTTGTATCTGCTCGTGTTGTGACATTGCACCCAGCACAAACTTTGCCTTTTAAAGATGTTGCTGCCGAAGTGAGGCGCCAAGTTACTCAACGCGCTGCAGAGAAGTTGGCGATTGCTGCAGCCAGCAAGAAATTAGCCGCTCTTGAAAAAGATCCAAAGAATAGTGCTGGCTTTGGTGGTCCTAACTGGATATCGCGCAATAAGCCTGGCAGCTTAGTGGGCCTATCAATGGATCAGGTCATGTCTGTCAGTGCAAGCAAATTACCGGCCGTGGTTTCAGTAGCAAATCCTGGTGTAGGTACTACTATTTATCGTATTGATCAGGTTCGCCAACCACCGGTCGTTGATGCCAAGGTACGCAACGCTCAGGCGCAACAGATTCAAGCATTGGCTGCGCAATCTGAATTTGCAGGTTTTATGGCTTACTGGCGTAATAGCGCTGGCGTTAAAGTCATCAACCCGCTCAAGCAAGCCAGCGCGGGTAGTGCAGGCAGTTAAATTTAAGGCAGCTTTTTTAGCAAACTACTGTATGGGGCCATTGAGCCCCATACGTTTTTAAAGATCACGCTTTGTGCTTCAACATTTGGGTGCAAGCGATCTGCTTGAAATAACTCTGGTTTCGTAGCAACACCTTCAAGAAAGAAGGGCAGTAATTCAATCTGTTCTTGTTTGGCCAGCTGAGGATAGAGCTCTTTGAATTGCTTGGTGTAAGTTTGGCCATAGTTTGAGGGGATCTGTATTCCACAAAGCAAAACCCTGGCACCTGACTTCTTGCTAATCTGAATCATCTTACGCAGATTCGCTTCAGTTTGACTTACTGGCAAACCACGCAAGGCATCATTTGCTCCAAGCTCTATTAGAACTATTCCTGGTTTCTTTTGGCTCAATATATTGGGGAGGCGATTTACTCCTCCTGCGCTTGTCTCACCGCTAATGCTGGCATTGAATACGCTCCATGGGCTCTTATCTTTGCTTAATTGCCCTTCAAGTAGGTTGACCCATCCCGTTCCACGAGGTAAGCCATATTCAGCCGAGAGGCTATCTCCCAAAATGAGGATCACTGGCTTGACCTGAGCCCATGATGAAAAGCTCATTAAGAGGCAAAATAGACCCGTAATGAATTTATTGCTACTTAATAGTTGAATCCGCATTTTTCTATTCTAAGAAATTTCTACATGAACAAACAGTCTAATTCTATAGTTGCTAAGAGGGTGGGTAAGCTTGTAAGCACTGCTGATGGCGACTTAGTTATTCTGCATGAACTCAGCTTTCAGATTGAGCAAGGCGAAAGTGTGGCTATTGTGGGTGCCTCAGGCTCTGGAAAAAGCACCTTATTAAGTCTTTTGGCCGGCTTAGATCTGCCAAGTACAGGCCAGATTTACCTAATGGGCCAAAACTTAAATCTCTTGGATGAAGATGGTAGAGCCCGTTTACGCGGCCAATCCGTTGGCTTTGTCTTTCAATCATTTCAGCTGCTGCCACATTTAACCGCCCTAGAGAATGTGATGCTACCGCTGGAGATGGCTGGTGTTGTTGAGCATGCTGAGTCTAAGCAGGCTGCCGCTGAATGGCTAGATAAGGTTGGTTTGAGTCTAAGAGCAAGCCACTTCCCTAAGACCCTCTCTGGAGGTGAGCAGCAACGCGTGGCTTTAGCTCAGGCATTTATCAATAAACCCGCCATTCTGTTTGCTGATGAGCCTACTGGAAGCCTAGATGAGGCAAGCGGAAATAGGGTGATTGAGCTACTTTTTGAGCTAAATCGGGAGAATTCCTCAACCCTGGTTCTGGTGGCCCATGATCCTGCCTTGGCTGCACGGTCGGGACGCCAATTGAGCCTTCAGGGTGGTCGGCTGGCTTAATCAAAACCTTATAATCTTGGCATGTCATCATTCTGTTGCTTGCCCGGGGCAAATGCCCTTTCAGCCTTCCGCCAACAGCGACTTTTAGCTTCGCTCGCAGCCCAGGGAATTCAACTTGAGTCCATAGAGGCTCAATACCTTCATTTCATTTGGTCTGAGTCTGAGCTCAATACCAAAGACAAAGAGGTGCTCGAGAGTCTTCTGACTTATGGCCAACCTTTTATATCTCAACTGAAAGGTGGCTCCTTATTTAGTAAAGCCGCCGATAAGCATTCTGCGATTGCCATTCCCCGATTTGGCACAGTTTCTCCATGGGCTAGTAAAGCAACGGATATTGCACGTCAATGTGGATTAGATGTTTTGCGCATCGAGCGCGGTGTTCAATATGCGTGGCAAAGTAAAAAATCCCTCAGCGCACAAGAGGAGCAATTGGTATTGGTAGCGCTTCATGATCGGATGACTGAGGCTGTGATTTCTAATGTGAATGAAGCCAGTGCTTTATATCAATCTCTACCTGATCAACCATTTGTGCGCATCCCAGTTCTCACTGAAGGGAGATCTGCCTTAGATAGAGCGAACCAAGAGTTAGGGTTGGCGCTATCTGAAGATGAAGTGCTTTATCTCGTTGAGAATTTCATTCGTCTTGAGCGAAATCCAAGTGATGTTGAATTGATCATGTTTGCCCAAGCAAATAGCGAACATTGCCGCCATAAGATTTTCAATTCAAGCTGGACGATTGATGGCGATGATCAAGAGAAATCCTTATTTGCGATGATTCGCAATTCGCATCAGCTTCAACCCGAGGGCACTATCGTTGCTTACTCCGATAACTCAGCAGTAATGGTCGGAGCTGAGTCAGAAACTTGGTCGCCAAAAGGTCAAGAACATCGATATGAAAAAGACATGCGTCTAGTTCATACCTTAATGAAGGTTGAGACACACAATCACCCAACAGCAATCGCACCATTCCCTGGCGCCTCTACGGGCGCTGGTGGCGAGATTCGCGATGAAGGTGCGACTGGTATTGGTGGACGACCTAAAGCAGGTCTCACTGGCTTCTCCGTATCTAACCTCAATATTCCTGGGACTGATTTGCCGTGGGAGTCGGAAAAGTACGGAAAACCTGAGCGTATTGCTACACCTCTCCAAATCATGATTGATGGGCCATTGGGTGGTGCTGCATTTAATAACGAATTTGGTCGACCAATATTGGGTGGCTACTTCCGCGTATTTGAGCAAACCTTAGAGGGTGTTCGTCGCGGATATCACAAGCCAATCATGATTGCAGCTGGTATCGGCAACATTGATTCGATTTATACAGCAAAGAAGCAAATTAAAGCGGGTCACTTGTTTATTCAATTGGGTGGTCCTGGTATGCGTATTGGTATGGGCGGGGCAACCGGCAGTTCAGTTGCAACTGGTACTAACACTGCAGATTTAGATTTCGACTCCGTTCAGCGTGGCAATCCTGAGATGGAGCGCCGTGCACAAGAGGTGATTAACTCTTGTATTGCTATGGGCCAGAATAATCCGATTGTTTCTATTCATGACGTGGGTGCTGGCGGTATTTCTAATGCATTTCCAGAGCTAGCAGATAGTGCTGGCTTAGGTGCACAATTTCAATTACGCAAAGTTCCACTTGAAGAGAGTGGCATGAGTCCTGCCGAGATTTGGTGCAATGAATCTCAAGAGCGCTATGTTCTGGCAATTGAAGCTAAAGACCTTGAGCTCTTTAAGTCACTTTGTGAGCGCGAGCGCTGTCCTTTTGCTGTGGTTGGAGAGGCAACTACCGAGCGTCAACTTCAGTTAAGCGATAGCAAAGAAGTTGCCGGTACTGATGCTGCAATGCCGATTGATATGCCAATGGAAGTCTTACTTGGCAAGCCACCGCGTATGCATCGCGATGTCACGCGTGTTCCTCAAGAGTTTGATGAGTTAAATGTCACTGATGCCGATCTTGCCCAATGTATTGCATGGGTTCTTCAGCAGCCAACTGTGGCCAGTAAATCTTTCTTGATCACTATTGGTGATCGTACTGTTGGCGGTCTGAATGCCCGTGACCCATTTGTAGGTCCATGGCAAGTTCCTGTTGCAGACTGCGCAGTTACTTTGATGGATTACAAAGGCTATCGTGGTGAAGCGATGACGATGGGCGAGCGCACTCCATTGGCTGTAATTGATGCACCCGCCGCTGCCAAGATGGCGGTAGGCGAGGCTATTACTAACTTATTGGCTGCAGATATTCGTCGCCTAGAAGATGTCAAGCTGTCCGCTAATTGGATGGCTGCTTGTGGTGCACCCGGAGAAGATGCGAAGCTGTATGACTCAGTTCAAGCGATTGGCATGGATTTATGCCCAGCACTGGGTATTTCTATCCCGGTAGGTAAAGATTCTCTATCGATGGCTACTGCATGGCAAGAGGGTAATCAGGCCAAGAAAGTAGTTTCTCCAGTCTCACTCATTATTTCAGCTTTTGCTGCAGTTCA
This window contains:
- the purL gene encoding phosphoribosylformylglycinamidine synthase, translated to MSSFCCLPGANALSAFRQQRLLASLAAQGIQLESIEAQYLHFIWSESELNTKDKEVLESLLTYGQPFISQLKGGSLFSKAADKHSAIAIPRFGTVSPWASKATDIARQCGLDVLRIERGVQYAWQSKKSLSAQEEQLVLVALHDRMTEAVISNVNEASALYQSLPDQPFVRIPVLTEGRSALDRANQELGLALSEDEVLYLVENFIRLERNPSDVELIMFAQANSEHCRHKIFNSSWTIDGDDQEKSLFAMIRNSHQLQPEGTIVAYSDNSAVMVGAESETWSPKGQEHRYEKDMRLVHTLMKVETHNHPTAIAPFPGASTGAGGEIRDEGATGIGGRPKAGLTGFSVSNLNIPGTDLPWESEKYGKPERIATPLQIMIDGPLGGAAFNNEFGRPILGGYFRVFEQTLEGVRRGYHKPIMIAAGIGNIDSIYTAKKQIKAGHLFIQLGGPGMRIGMGGATGSSVATGTNTADLDFDSVQRGNPEMERRAQEVINSCIAMGQNNPIVSIHDVGAGGISNAFPELADSAGLGAQFQLRKVPLEESGMSPAEIWCNESQERYVLAIEAKDLELFKSLCERERCPFAVVGEATTERQLQLSDSKEVAGTDAAMPIDMPMEVLLGKPPRMHRDVTRVPQEFDELNVTDADLAQCIAWVLQQPTVASKSFLITIGDRTVGGLNARDPFVGPWQVPVADCAVTLMDYKGYRGEAMTMGERTPLAVIDAPAAAKMAVGEAITNLLAADIRRLEDVKLSANWMAACGAPGEDAKLYDSVQAIGMDLCPALGISIPVGKDSLSMATAWQEGNQAKKVVSPVSLIISAFAAVQDVRKTTTPLLKLKDESGAALETELILIDLGRDKNRMAGSILAQVLNQSGKSAPNVDHPEDLKALANAIIELRKADQLLAYHDRSDGGLFVCIAEMAFASHTGISINVDMIAVDVGQEADWGDAKNWAQQVSGRRHEQTMRALFNEELGAVIQIRKSDRDAVFTVLRKLALSAYSHVIAKPNTNGRIEIWRDAKSIFAEPREVLQKMWTNTSYQITRLRDNPDCADSEFALLDNIADTGMSPKLTFDIADDIAAPFINKNARPRVAILREQGVNSHVEMAYAMNWAGFDSYDVHMSDLLSGKSKLDDFRGLVACGGFSYGDVLGAGEGWAKTILFNAQLRDQFSSFFNRQDSFALGVCNGCQMMSNLAGIIPGAEAWPKFTRNQSEQYEARLVMAEVMASPSIFTQGMAGSQLPIAIAHGEGFANFSQQGNLETLQKQGLATLRFVDHQGNPTETYPMNPNGSPGGLTGVATPDGRFTVMMPHPERVFRAVQMSWAPKEWLDTPDGASPWMRLFRNARVWAK